Proteins encoded within one genomic window of Deltaproteobacteria bacterium:
- the nikR gene encoding nickel-responsive transcriptional regulator NikR, with translation MGQTIRFGVSLDSDLLEKFDALCEEKCYQTRSEAIRDLIRNILVQKEWDDLNREMVGTLTLVYDHHQSDLAQKMTEIQHSSLDVIITSLHIHLDHHNCMEVLILRGPGQELKATAERLISTKGVKHGKLNLATTGQDLT, from the coding sequence ATGGGTCAGACAATACGCTTCGGAGTCTCGCTGGATTCCGATCTGCTCGAAAAATTCGACGCCCTGTGCGAGGAAAAATGCTACCAGACCCGGTCCGAGGCCATCCGCGACCTGATCCGCAACATCCTGGTCCAAAAAGAATGGGATGATCTGAATCGGGAAATGGTCGGCACCCTGACCCTGGTCTACGACCATCATCAGTCGGATCTGGCGCAAAAGATGACCGAAATCCAGCATTCCAGCCTGGACGTCATCATCACCTCCCTGCACATCCACCTCGACCATCACAACTGCATGGAAGTGCTCATCCTGCGCGGACCGGGCCAGGAGCTCAAGGCCACGGCCGAACGGCTCATCTCGACCAAGGGCGTCAAGCACGGCAAGCTCAACCTGGCCACCACCGGGCAGGACCTGACCTGA
- a CDS encoding methyltransferase domain-containing protein has protein sequence MTTEHPAPQRLHVRANDRDWLLERPADLESLWRGLDETAPKAEDHIPYWVELWPATLALCTWLGRRAELLPGARCLDLGCGLGLSALVAADLGALVVGMDHEHGALVHAARNARLNHVPQPLWVRMNWEHPGLAPRAFDYIWGGDIFYEQRFFEPLEALLLRCLAPGGKIWFGDPERTVSRDVWARFARRGWTVRNLEQVVVPFEGARMTVNVWELRGQ, from the coding sequence ATGACGACTGAACATCCCGCGCCCCAGCGCCTGCATGTCCGGGCCAACGACCGGGACTGGCTCCTGGAGCGCCCGGCCGATCTGGAATCCCTGTGGCGGGGCCTGGACGAAACCGCCCCCAAGGCCGAGGACCACATCCCGTACTGGGTCGAGCTCTGGCCCGCGACCCTGGCCCTGTGCACCTGGCTGGGCCGCCGGGCCGAACTGCTGCCCGGCGCGCGCTGTCTGGACCTGGGCTGCGGCCTGGGGCTTTCGGCCCTGGTCGCGGCGGATCTGGGGGCCCTGGTCGTCGGCATGGACCATGAACACGGCGCCCTGGTCCACGCGGCCCGCAACGCCCGCCTCAACCATGTTCCCCAGCCCTTGTGGGTCCGCATGAATTGGGAGCATCCAGGCCTTGCGCCCCGCGCTTTCGACTATATCTGGGGTGGCGACATTTTTTATGAACAGCGCTTCTTCGAACCCCTGGAGGCCCTGCTCCTGCGCTGTCTGGCTCCGGGCGGAAAAATCTGGTTCGGGGACCCGGAACGAACCGTGTCCCGTGATGTCTGGGCCCGCTTTGCCCGGCGGGGCTGGACGGTCCGCAACCTGGAACAGGTGGTGGTTCCGTTCGAGGGGGCGCGCATGACGGTCAATGTCTGGGAATTACGCGGACAGTGA